DNA from Clarias gariepinus isolate MV-2021 ecotype Netherlands chromosome 8, CGAR_prim_01v2, whole genome shotgun sequence:
CtccttttactttctttaaCACTCTATTTGCCCAAGTTTGCACAATGTTGAAcgtaaatgggaaaaaaaatgaatttgctAATGAATATCTAAAGGATGAATGGCAAAATGCTGTAAACTGTATCAACACAGTTTTCACTTGCAACAGACACAAAGGAAACGCAATACAAAATTCTCCACAGATTACACATAACTACTTTAATTCAGAATAAGATGGACCACAGCTTGTCCATTCTATGCATAATATGTCaaagaaaaaactgtaattatTCTTCTCTTCTGGCTTTGTAAATGTGTATTAAGCTTTTGGAACTGCATTGCCATGAAgcttagtagtagtattttcaaaagaaaaattacaaaGGATCCTCAGTTCTTTAATCAGGTTTACCCTCTAAACATGTGTCACTTCgccttttaacattaaaattccTGAACAAATTCCTgttattagcaaaaaaaaaagtatttagctAAGATGGTTAAGGAGACCCATCCTACTATTAAGCAAAGAGATATCCAATGTACTACCACATGATACGATTAGCTCTGTGCTAATAGGTCATGACTGGTCATTTTTAAAGATCTGGAGGCCTTGCGCAATGTGCtgattttttaatcaaaaggatttttttcccttaaccTGGAGACCTTGCGAAATGTAATTGACTTGGACAAACTCTCTTGGATCAGGTCTTGTTGAAAGGCACACAACCGTTGATAGATTGAACTAAATCTTTGAAAATTTTTATtgcctttttatttgtttgttaatttatttttttctctctacctTCTTCTTTTGTATAGGTAATGTtagtttaaatgaaattatcacacaaaaaaagataaaaaatatttacattcttCTGGTGACTTATTATGTCAAACAGACTCAACCGAAGCGTAGCTGTATGCTCAGCTCTcatcattcaaataaaaaagcttTGCTGCTTAAGCTTTGACACGCCACATAGCTTCCTTGAGATGATACCCTGTTGAAATCAAACAAAGCCCTAAAATGCACCCTGATGACACCCAGTAAGTGACTTACCGtaacactctcactcatctgtCAGCATTACAACAGCTGCCAGTCTGCCTCATGTATCTAGTCAGCATGACTGCCTCGCATAGTGCAGCATCACAATATTGTCAGACTTAACATTCAGGAAAGCAGTAAAGCAAAACGGTATTATATAAATTGAAACGACACCTCTTCTCTTTTGGGACTTACAGGAAGGAAGATGAGACGTTGCACAGCTGAACGGAACATGACATGTCTGTAAggggaaaattatatatatatatatatatatatatatatatatatatatatatataattatatatatatatatcaggagAGAGGtggtggaaaagaaaaaaaatagaaagcaaATTTGAATGGCGAAGAAATAAGCAAAGCGTAAAATATccttaaattcttaaatcctTATCCAGCCAGGTTTACATCTAAAGTAGTGAAAAAAAGCCATCTCACTTTTACAGTGTGCAGTGTAAATAACAAATGTACAGGAATACAAAAACTCCTCCATACTTGcagggtaatttgggaacaggCTTCTCAGTCACATCATAATGGCATGGAGAGAGGTCTATGTcctaaaaaaacatacaatcaCAATCATAAACATTGTTAATAGAAACAAAGTTATAATATGATTGTTTGTTATGGTTCCTCACTTTATCTCGGACACCCAGGGTGTAGTTTTCGGGTCTTGGACAGCTCTTAAAGGGGTAGGATGCTTGATATTGGAGAGCCTTTTGGGTACAATCAATAAAACTGTAAGCTCCTGGAAGAAGCATGGCCCCGCTCTTCATATACCAATTCTTGCTGTTACGGCCTGTGTCCTTAAATCCATAGGTCTTTCCCACAGGATTGAGTCTTGCTTCCTCTATGAAATCACGTATGTGATAACTGCCAGGGGATGGGGTATGCTGGAAAACATTGGTTACAATGCTCTCGATATACAAATTATGTTGGGTTTTTGAAAATGGTGTATTTATACGGTATACTATAAGAGATTTAGGTATCATAAACATTAATATCAATTAACAAACAATATATATGAGATAGCCTTGTTGCACGGTAGCGTGCTTCTTTTCTGCTGAACAGCTAGACATCAGAAACTTGTGACTTCATTCAGTGGGATCAGTACTTTGCATGAGCACAAGACATCACTTACCTTAATCGTGTCCTTCCACCAACTACTTCTGTCAGTCAGAT
Protein-coding regions in this window:
- the stpg4 gene encoding protein STPG4, whose translation is MIRDIPHHSNKGAQTTHKKELTYERNLTDRSSWWKDTIKHTPSPGSYHIRDFIEEARLNPVGKTYGFKDTGRNSKNWYMKSGAMLLPGAYSFIDCTQKALQYQASYPFKSCPRPENYTLGVRDKDIDLSPCHYDVTEKPVPKLPCKHVMFRSAVQRLIFLPKEGPAPGHYTLNPCRAKAITSCFRSTAPRLYSMCSRTPGPGAYEPSWQISPCFATKNNMCDIHGLL